A region from the Vibrio rumoiensis genome encodes:
- a CDS encoding ABC transporter substrate-binding protein produces the protein MKAWLVSFLLLWVSISAYADSVQHEMGRIELDTVPTKVVALDWVMAEHLLALGVTPVGIADAKGYQSWVVKPELPESVVSVGSRREPNLELLAQMKPDLILMSNTMSPAYQKLNAIAPTMVLSVYTDSHQPIENAKSQLRRLGEVLHRTEQAEQVIAQFDATLHANKVKIEQFAEISKKTIPPLLFIRFIGEKHIRIHGNSSLAGETIQRMGLSNAWQQQGNSWGFSSATVQQLAPLQNSEVFYFGPLTEDDRKVLNHNPIWQVMQFVREQRVHALPPVWTFGGLLAAQRLSDEITKTFIQSGSVALEKKELEGLNTVMKGKVN, from the coding sequence ATGAAAGCGTGGTTAGTTTCATTCCTATTATTATGGGTATCAATCAGTGCCTATGCCGACAGTGTTCAACATGAAATGGGGCGTATTGAACTCGACACCGTTCCAACCAAAGTGGTGGCATTAGATTGGGTGATGGCTGAGCATTTGTTGGCTCTTGGCGTCACGCCTGTTGGGATTGCTGATGCAAAGGGATACCAATCCTGGGTCGTTAAACCTGAATTGCCAGAGAGTGTGGTGAGTGTTGGTTCAAGACGGGAGCCTAATCTTGAATTATTAGCACAGATGAAACCGGATTTAATTTTGATGAGTAATACGATGAGCCCTGCTTATCAAAAGCTCAACGCGATTGCGCCAACCATGGTGTTAAGTGTTTACACCGATTCACACCAGCCGATAGAGAATGCAAAATCTCAACTGCGTCGTTTAGGTGAAGTGTTGCATCGAACGGAACAAGCCGAACAGGTGATTGCTCAATTTGATGCCACTCTACATGCCAATAAAGTTAAAATTGAACAATTCGCTGAAATCTCAAAAAAAACGATCCCTCCTTTGTTATTTATTCGCTTTATTGGTGAAAAACATATTCGTATTCACGGAAATTCATCTTTAGCTGGAGAAACGATTCAGCGCATGGGCTTAAGTAATGCCTGGCAGCAACAGGGCAATAGCTGGGGTTTTAGCTCCGCGACGGTTCAGCAATTAGCACCACTACAAAACTCAGAGGTTTTCTATTTCGGGCCGTTAACTGAAGATGACAGAAAAGTGCTTAACCATAACCCTATTTGGCAAGTGATGCAGTTTGTGCGTGAGCAGCGAGTCCATGCTCTACCGCCAGTGTGGACGTTTGGCGGCTTATTAGCGGCACAAAGGTTAAGTGATGAGATTACTAAGACTTTTATTCAATCAGGTTCTGTTGCTTTAGAGAAAAAAGAGCTTGAGGGTTTGAATACGGTAATGAAAGGCAAGGTTAACTAA
- a CDS encoding MFS transporter: MWLYGSLFTLGINQTLLIALLPQIAMLFNVDAQSNELGLIAIAINVNLISYWIGSGLWGKHLNRMSLTQAYWIAGMGYIMCHLFFIAALLHLTEPQLWLAALSRFGLGLFSSAFMPIGQTYLAHKRPAELNKISKLSGAATLGRLLGPALVFLPMSLTSLLLLTLLPISMSLLLIKWLAKNSLNLVISSNKIKAVSSLKLAQKYKLTFFTASLTTLLVAMYQLMLVPYLSKLGLSSVQVSDYLAGILLAISGLMAINQMWIIPNLLARPTLIWHCIIWPLAFCGYILATFQHSLILLVIFSAALTIALSNLPAWYSKQLLSIGQDKLYTSQLSGLLAQSHSSGHLIGTALASLAVYLSINAEHLLIMFISILFLSVVLLKRQRLLQPSIID, encoded by the coding sequence ATGTGGTTATATGGATCGCTATTCACATTAGGAATTAATCAAACTTTATTGATCGCGTTACTGCCTCAAATTGCGATGCTTTTTAACGTCGATGCACAAAGCAATGAACTAGGACTTATCGCGATTGCTATCAATGTCAATTTAATCAGTTACTGGATTGGCTCGGGGTTATGGGGAAAGCACCTCAATCGAATGAGTTTGACGCAAGCCTATTGGATCGCAGGAATGGGCTACATTATGTGTCATCTTTTCTTCATTGCAGCCCTACTCCACTTAACAGAACCACAACTTTGGTTAGCCGCCTTGAGCCGGTTCGGGCTTGGCTTATTCAGCAGCGCATTTATGCCAATCGGGCAGACTTACCTCGCCCATAAGCGCCCTGCTGAATTAAATAAAATATCAAAGCTGAGTGGAGCCGCCACCCTTGGTCGCTTATTGGGGCCAGCTCTTGTGTTTTTACCTATGAGCTTAACAAGCCTGCTATTGCTTACCTTGTTGCCTATCAGCATGAGTTTATTGCTTATTAAATGGCTCGCCAAAAATAGCTTAAATTTGGTGATTTCCTCCAATAAAATTAAAGCCGTTTCATCATTGAAGCTCGCTCAGAAATATAAATTGACCTTTTTCACTGCAAGTTTAACGACGCTGTTAGTGGCCATGTATCAGCTAATGCTGGTGCCTTATTTAAGTAAGTTAGGGTTAAGTTCCGTGCAAGTTTCCGACTATCTTGCCGGTATTTTATTGGCCATTAGCGGATTAATGGCGATCAATCAAATGTGGATCATTCCTAATTTGCTGGCTCGCCCAACCCTTATTTGGCACTGCATCATCTGGCCTCTTGCGTTCTGTGGCTACATTCTCGCCACTTTTCAACATAGTTTGATACTACTAGTGATCTTTAGCGCTGCGCTGACCATTGCGTTATCCAATCTACCGGCCTGGTATTCCAAACAGTTGTTATCTATTGGGCAAGACAAACTCTATACCAGCCAACTCAGTGGCTTATTAGCGCAATCCCATTCTAGTGGCCACCTGATTGGTACTGCACTGGCTTCATTAGCCGTCTATTTAAGCATCAACGCTGAACACTTACTGATCATGTTCATCTCAATATTGTTTCTGAGTGTGGTGTTGCTTAAACGTCAACGTCTACTCCAACCCTCAATCATCGATTAA
- a CDS encoding ABC transporter ATP-binding protein: MFRLQGVTFETQDKTILSSTSLSFEKGKVTSLLGHNGSGKSTLIKMLARQQPATDGEILLGDQPLSELSAKEFALKVAYLPQHPPLTDGVKVRELVRFGRYPWKGLLGRYSAQDDEFIDQAIEQVGLTHMQDRFVATLSGGERQRAWMAMLLAQKSECILLDEPTSALDVAHQYELLALVRELNQELGLTVIMVLHDINMAARFSDHMVALHSGKVLASGAPNELMQQEVLQQIYGIPLDLFIHPESGHAISYIR, translated from the coding sequence ATGTTTCGATTACAAGGTGTTACGTTTGAGACTCAAGATAAGACGATTCTAAGCTCGACCTCTTTAAGTTTTGAAAAGGGCAAAGTGACCAGTTTGCTTGGTCATAATGGTAGCGGAAAATCGACCTTGATAAAGATGCTGGCAAGGCAACAACCGGCGACGGATGGCGAGATCCTTTTGGGTGACCAGCCTTTGTCTGAACTATCCGCCAAGGAATTTGCGCTTAAAGTGGCCTACTTACCGCAACACCCACCGTTAACTGATGGCGTCAAAGTACGAGAATTAGTGCGCTTTGGTCGTTATCCGTGGAAAGGGTTATTGGGTCGATATAGTGCTCAAGATGATGAATTTATCGATCAAGCGATTGAGCAAGTCGGTTTAACACACATGCAAGATCGTTTCGTGGCGACGCTTTCTGGTGGTGAGAGACAACGGGCTTGGATGGCGATGCTATTAGCGCAAAAGAGTGAATGCATTTTGCTCGATGAACCGACATCAGCGTTAGACGTTGCGCATCAATATGAATTATTAGCGCTAGTACGAGAGTTGAACCAAGAGCTAGGGCTAACGGTGATTATGGTGTTGCACGATATCAATATGGCCGCGAGATTTAGCGATCACATGGTGGCGCTGCATTCTGGAAAAGTCTTAGCGAGTGGCGCACCCAATGAATTAATGCAGCAAGAGGTTTTGCAGCAGATATACGGTATTCCTCTGGATTTGTTTATCCACCCTGAAAGTGGCCATGCAATCAGCTATATCCGTTAA
- a CDS encoding IucA/IucC family protein, translating to MSYLFWERANRNLISKTLSEIHFEQLIEYVSADSLSFSLQTSNKRCYQVDCGENQWRFKAQKTVWGMLNIDNDSIESSHGPVPLINDLLMDLQSLLTISDMNLAGFFEEIQQTLRSELRSLEVQQGVTAFDIVQCDEITRQRYLNAHPKLIANKGRLGWGEHDLERYSPESGQSFKLHFLAVDKSISVSGFKMDLSIQDLFSSFVTQDEWQVLTEQLPVGGLDKFDIILVHPWQLQRYLKSQFLQYFVENKLIDLGETSTNWRAQQSIRTLTAERANVDVDIKTALTILNTSCYRGIPGKYIAHGARISAWLAEIAENDAVLSGLGLRVQQEIGGVYCPHPYQSKIDGPYRYQEMLGCIWRERAESLLGRHQRPLSMATLMQEDLTGMPCIEALIQLSQRTPQDWLKAMFTHVVVPIYHLMVKYGVGIVAHGQNVTLILEDHFPAGCLIKDFHGDLRLIDQDYPELSTLDHDIQENLVRLPAHYLIHDLLTGHFVTVLRFVSPMLEGVDFNEPEFYRLLKSTLQDYQSQHPELNDRFKELDLLTAHIDKICLNKVRFNIGLGDSSERPLPELADPIVNPLLI from the coding sequence GTGTCATATCTATTTTGGGAAAGAGCAAACCGTAATTTGATTAGTAAAACATTAAGTGAAATTCATTTTGAGCAGCTTATTGAATATGTGTCGGCTGACTCTCTATCTTTTAGCCTTCAAACTTCGAATAAGCGCTGTTACCAAGTTGACTGTGGTGAAAATCAATGGCGATTTAAAGCACAAAAAACGGTATGGGGAATGTTAAATATTGATAATGATTCGATTGAATCTAGCCACGGCCCCGTTCCTTTAATCAATGATTTATTAATGGACTTACAATCGCTACTCACTATTTCTGATATGAATCTAGCAGGCTTCTTTGAAGAGATACAACAGACGCTTCGGAGCGAGTTGCGTAGCTTAGAGGTTCAGCAAGGAGTGACGGCGTTCGATATTGTTCAGTGTGATGAGATAACAAGGCAGCGATATTTAAATGCCCACCCTAAGCTAATCGCGAATAAAGGGCGTTTAGGGTGGGGAGAGCATGATCTTGAACGTTATTCTCCGGAGTCAGGTCAGTCTTTTAAGTTGCACTTTTTAGCGGTAGATAAATCGATTTCAGTTTCTGGATTTAAGATGGATTTATCGATTCAAGACCTATTCTCCTCGTTTGTGACGCAAGACGAATGGCAAGTTTTAACTGAGCAATTACCGGTGGGAGGGCTCGATAAATTCGACATTATTCTCGTTCATCCTTGGCAGTTACAACGTTACCTGAAAAGCCAATTTTTACAGTATTTTGTTGAAAATAAGCTGATCGATTTAGGTGAAACTTCTACCAATTGGCGAGCGCAGCAGTCGATCAGAACGTTAACGGCGGAGCGAGCGAATGTCGATGTCGATATCAAAACGGCATTAACGATTTTAAATACTTCTTGTTATCGAGGGATACCTGGAAAATACATTGCTCACGGCGCTCGAATTTCCGCTTGGTTGGCGGAGATTGCGGAAAATGATGCGGTACTAAGTGGGTTAGGTTTACGTGTTCAGCAAGAAATCGGCGGAGTGTATTGCCCTCATCCTTACCAATCTAAAATTGATGGGCCGTACCGTTATCAAGAAATGCTGGGTTGTATTTGGCGAGAACGAGCCGAAAGCTTACTCGGTCGGCACCAAAGGCCACTTTCGATGGCAACCTTAATGCAAGAAGATTTAACGGGGATGCCATGCATCGAAGCGTTAATTCAATTATCACAACGTACGCCACAAGACTGGTTGAAAGCGATGTTTACTCATGTGGTGGTGCCTATTTATCACTTAATGGTGAAATATGGCGTAGGCATTGTGGCACATGGTCAAAACGTTACTTTGATTTTAGAAGACCACTTTCCCGCTGGATGTTTGATTAAAGATTTCCATGGCGATCTTCGGTTGATCGATCAAGATTACCCAGAACTATCGACACTTGATCACGATATCCAAGAAAACCTCGTTCGTTTACCTGCTCATTACCTTATTCATGACTTGCTTACCGGCCACTTTGTCACCGTACTTCGTTTTGTTTCTCCGATGCTTGAAGGTGTTGACTTCAATGAGCCGGAGTTTTATCGCTTACTCAAAAGTACATTGCAGGATTATCAATCGCAGCATCCAGAGTTAAATGATCGTTTTAAAGAGTTAGATTTACTCACCGCTCATATTGACAAAATTTGCCTTAATAAAGTGCGCTTTAATATTGGATTAGGGGATAGCAGCGAAAGGCCATTGCCTGAATTAGCGGATCCCATCGTCAATCCTTTGCTTATCTAG
- a CDS encoding GNAT family N-acetyltransferase, with amino-acid sequence MSIDLFAIPDSTIQPASTLGLQSFFNSFSMEEKDCRVVQQALYIPLGTQQLALPLSYVSQLGRHRYQGDIYLINNVNIQNKQQLNTERNPANKIDFSRAIELVISHFYPDLEPAVRDRFFNRVGESTRYIQHAFQALERRSLTGNSDDTFIQSEQSLVGGHSMHPAPKSCEPLTEAQQQAYLPEYGQSFAVEWFAVHPDYIATQTETPQLLHTFKALLQSNLSVDGKTTNHIPTRIQQGWLALPMHPLQAAEWREDIETHGLSEYVVDCQLSTHGWTATSSTRAIYHPQLAWMLKVSLPVKLTNSLRLLSEKEAKRGVQFSQILQTPAGQEMQQRMPHTEFIQEPIWASVKDSNGHCLDLPLVCLRDNVFHSFTAPHTVQAQPTTTHVLATANQNLNGKSQIGQWVRNYAQENQLTLEMASRQWLNQFMNQVIHPLCIARSDYGIILLAHQQNILLTIEDNLPAGMKYRDCQGIALTDIALQRLSALFDGQEPEYYVSRDKVDPYLSYYLIGNTLLNTIAAISADTQVDECALWSVCQHTFRQWRQAQPKDSGFYDYLLSSPTLSWKRNFFCFLSDFNEATLPDPSQIYCEIENPFYDSQPKTRLYKPLPTNGLQPRNICIESLQILVAQDHSHQRFALYELGLLQGEFDIIHSQDGLYLDTDLTESMLWWSAAEHAFYTSNKTVLNCGHWPSFIEPHLTNGKLLLSTFLQVAPIWHQSAQLTESAQRQTAANGISHPTRPSKPVGTVFQRYCYHLKRIVSFRMIEIDRDLTTFHQWHNHPLTSPVWELEGSLEMHSQYLKKLEQDPHQFAVIGEFDGVAFGYFEVYWAAEDRLGPYYECQDYDRGVHILVGNFDYRGGTYFDAWGKSILHYCFLVEPQTMNTVGEPNAKNHRVVKITERIGMKKQFEFDFPHKRAALLQCQRHDFFDNVIF; translated from the coding sequence ATGTCTATCGACTTATTCGCTATTCCAGATAGCACAATTCAACCCGCCTCAACCCTTGGATTACAAAGCTTTTTCAATAGCTTTTCTATGGAAGAAAAAGATTGTCGTGTTGTACAGCAAGCTCTTTATATTCCGCTTGGAACGCAGCAACTCGCCTTACCATTAAGTTATGTATCGCAACTTGGTCGTCATCGCTACCAAGGCGATATTTACTTGATAAACAATGTCAACATTCAAAACAAACAGCAGCTGAATACAGAGAGAAATCCTGCCAATAAAATCGATTTTTCCCGCGCAATCGAATTAGTGATTTCCCATTTCTATCCCGACTTAGAACCCGCGGTTCGTGATCGTTTCTTCAACCGCGTCGGAGAATCGACTCGCTATATCCAGCACGCCTTTCAAGCTCTAGAACGCCGCTCACTTACTGGCAATTCTGATGATACTTTCATTCAATCAGAACAATCTTTAGTTGGAGGCCATAGCATGCATCCCGCACCAAAAAGTTGTGAGCCACTAACTGAAGCGCAGCAACAGGCTTACCTTCCTGAATATGGACAAAGCTTTGCGGTTGAGTGGTTTGCCGTGCACCCAGATTACATCGCCACTCAAACAGAGACACCGCAATTACTGCACACCTTTAAGGCGCTATTACAGAGCAATTTAAGCGTGGATGGAAAAACCACAAACCATATACCCACACGAATTCAACAAGGTTGGTTAGCACTGCCAATGCATCCATTGCAAGCGGCAGAGTGGCGAGAAGATATTGAAACTCATGGCCTGTCTGAATATGTCGTAGATTGTCAACTCAGCACGCATGGCTGGACCGCCACCTCATCCACCAGAGCGATTTATCATCCTCAACTAGCTTGGATGCTCAAAGTGTCATTGCCTGTTAAGTTGACTAACTCTTTACGACTACTCAGCGAAAAAGAAGCCAAACGCGGTGTTCAGTTTAGCCAAATATTACAAACGCCAGCCGGTCAAGAAATGCAGCAAAGAATGCCTCACACTGAATTTATTCAAGAGCCAATTTGGGCTTCTGTGAAAGATTCGAACGGACATTGCCTAGACTTGCCTTTAGTCTGCTTACGTGACAATGTCTTTCACTCCTTTACAGCACCACACACCGTACAAGCACAACCTACTACCACCCATGTTCTCGCCACCGCCAACCAAAACCTGAATGGTAAAAGTCAAATTGGCCAATGGGTAAGAAACTATGCGCAAGAAAATCAGCTGACATTAGAGATGGCTTCTCGTCAGTGGCTGAACCAATTTATGAATCAAGTGATCCACCCGCTGTGCATCGCACGCAGTGATTACGGCATCATTTTACTCGCACACCAACAAAACATTTTATTAACGATTGAAGATAATCTACCTGCAGGTATGAAATATCGAGATTGCCAAGGCATCGCCTTAACCGATATTGCTCTGCAACGTTTATCTGCTCTTTTTGATGGTCAAGAGCCCGAATATTATGTTTCTCGAGATAAAGTCGATCCTTATCTTTCTTATTATCTCATCGGCAATACTTTGCTCAATACGATCGCAGCCATTAGTGCCGACACCCAAGTTGACGAATGTGCATTATGGTCAGTCTGCCAACATACGTTTCGTCAATGGCGTCAGGCTCAACCTAAAGATTCCGGCTTTTATGATTACTTACTCTCTTCACCAACACTGAGTTGGAAACGTAATTTCTTCTGCTTCTTATCTGATTTCAACGAAGCTACGTTACCGGATCCTAGTCAGATCTATTGCGAAATTGAAAATCCGTTTTATGACTCTCAGCCCAAAACTCGACTGTATAAACCTTTACCAACAAATGGTCTTCAACCTCGAAATATTTGTATTGAATCATTACAGATTTTGGTTGCACAAGATCATTCACATCAACGGTTCGCTCTTTATGAGTTGGGGTTATTACAAGGAGAATTCGATATTATTCATTCGCAAGATGGCCTTTATCTCGACACAGATTTAACCGAATCAATGCTGTGGTGGAGCGCCGCTGAACATGCGTTTTATACCAGTAATAAAACGGTTCTTAATTGCGGACATTGGCCTAGTTTTATAGAACCTCACCTAACCAACGGTAAGCTATTACTCAGTACCTTTCTGCAAGTGGCGCCAATCTGGCATCAATCAGCCCAACTCACAGAATCAGCCCAACGACAAACGGCGGCCAATGGCATTTCGCATCCAACCCGTCCGTCCAAACCCGTGGGCACCGTCTTTCAGCGCTACTGTTATCACTTAAAGCGCATCGTGTCATTCCGAATGATAGAAATTGATCGTGATCTCACTACCTTCCATCAATGGCATAACCACCCTTTAACTTCGCCAGTTTGGGAGTTAGAAGGTAGTTTAGAAATGCATTCTCAATACCTAAAAAAGCTAGAGCAAGATCCGCATCAATTTGCCGTAATCGGGGAATTTGATGGCGTCGCGTTTGGATATTTTGAAGTGTACTGGGCCGCTGAAGATCGCTTAGGGCCTTATTATGAATGCCAAGATTATGACCGAGGCGTACACATCTTAGTCGGTAATTTTGACTACCGTGGCGGCACTTACTTTGATGCTTGGGGTAAGTCAATTCTACATTATTGCTTCTTAGTTGAACCACAAACCATGAACACCGTGGGTGAACCAAACGCGAAAAACCATCGAGTAGTCAAAATCACCGAACGTATTGGAATGAAAAAACAATTCGAATTTGATTTTCCGCATAAACGTGCTGCATTGCTGCAATGTCAACGTCACGACTTTTTTGACAACGTCATTTTTTAA
- the fhuB gene encoding Fe(3+)-hydroxamate ABC transporter permease FhuB, with amino-acid sequence MDVALAHSSNSDSIKYWGIAAGVIVVIAALIRVSLPYPLPLSQLGQALFSPDQNSYQQVILHYGYFPRLAMALLCGAGLALAGSVMQTVLRNPLASPTTLGVASGAQLGVAIAMLLPLSAWHAEFAALFWLSPKTFAFAGGLMATALVFLLTARKGFAPLQMVLAGMVVTLFLGSLNMVLILFNDQQLSGLFIWGAGALDQNDWSGVAHLTPQIVVALLLLLFIQRPLAILQLGEEVAASIGVKVGMLRMVALVIAVFVTASIVSEVGIISFIGLVAPSVARLLGARRLISQFLLSTVVGAILLLVTDLLVMPFAGVAGDLLPTGAVTALIGAPCLLWLLNKQSGSNTQRFQPDAAPQFSEQGFFSVFAIAVSVLVLLALLSLFFGQSQFGWQINVSASVLDLRMPRMWVAMFAGSALALAGCIIQRITGNPMSSPEVIGISSGAAFALVFGVLVFGSMTRIEQLLLGSSGALFIMFMVWWLSKKSQLSPVKMLLTGVALSALLDSLIRISLVTGNEQVKALLAWLSGSTYLVAWSDSWLLVIGTMVLAGAVFLCHRWLDLMALGNTTASALGLNTYRVRQCLMLLASLLTALAVIVVGPLSFVGLLAPHMAKSMGQYSAKHQMLLACVIGSNIMLLADWLGRNIWFPWQVPAGLLASLIGGGYFIYLLRKQD; translated from the coding sequence ATGGACGTTGCTTTGGCTCATTCTTCAAACAGTGACTCCATTAAATATTGGGGGATTGCTGCTGGGGTGATAGTGGTGATTGCAGCACTTATTCGTGTGAGCTTGCCGTATCCATTGCCGCTTTCGCAATTGGGACAGGCTTTGTTCTCGCCCGATCAAAATAGTTACCAACAAGTGATTTTGCACTACGGCTATTTTCCTCGTTTAGCGATGGCGTTGCTATGTGGGGCAGGATTAGCGTTGGCGGGCTCTGTGATGCAAACCGTGCTGAGAAATCCACTGGCTTCACCGACAACACTTGGCGTGGCTTCTGGCGCTCAGTTAGGGGTGGCGATTGCCATGTTATTGCCGTTGTCTGCTTGGCATGCAGAGTTTGCAGCATTGTTTTGGTTGTCACCGAAAACGTTCGCCTTTGCTGGAGGATTAATGGCGACTGCCTTGGTGTTTTTGCTCACGGCTCGCAAAGGATTTGCGCCATTACAAATGGTATTAGCGGGCATGGTGGTCACATTATTTCTGGGCTCACTCAATATGGTGTTGATTTTATTTAACGATCAGCAGTTAAGTGGGCTATTTATCTGGGGCGCTGGGGCTTTAGATCAAAATGATTGGAGTGGGGTCGCCCATTTAACACCACAAATTGTCGTTGCGTTATTGTTGTTACTGTTCATCCAACGGCCACTTGCCATTTTGCAATTAGGCGAAGAGGTGGCGGCTTCGATTGGCGTGAAAGTGGGCATGCTGAGAATGGTCGCTTTGGTGATTGCGGTCTTCGTGACAGCAAGTATTGTCAGTGAAGTGGGGATTATTAGTTTTATTGGTTTAGTCGCCCCGAGTGTCGCGAGGTTACTGGGTGCCAGACGACTTATTTCTCAGTTCTTGCTCAGTACTGTCGTCGGAGCGATTTTGTTATTAGTGACGGATCTTTTAGTGATGCCTTTTGCGGGCGTAGCAGGGGATTTATTGCCAACGGGGGCGGTTACAGCCTTGATTGGTGCGCCATGTCTATTGTGGCTGCTGAATAAGCAAAGCGGATCAAATACACAAAGGTTTCAACCTGACGCTGCTCCGCAGTTTTCTGAACAAGGTTTCTTCTCGGTATTTGCGATTGCCGTTTCCGTTTTAGTTTTGCTTGCGTTGTTATCTTTGTTTTTCGGACAAAGTCAATTTGGTTGGCAAATAAACGTTTCTGCTAGCGTATTAGATTTACGAATGCCAAGAATGTGGGTGGCGATGTTTGCTGGTTCAGCCCTGGCGTTGGCTGGTTGCATTATTCAGCGTATTACCGGCAACCCGATGTCGAGCCCTGAAGTGATTGGCATTAGTTCAGGCGCCGCGTTTGCTCTGGTATTTGGTGTGTTGGTGTTTGGTTCAATGACTCGGATTGAACAACTGCTATTAGGCAGCAGTGGTGCGTTATTTATCATGTTTATGGTGTGGTGGTTGAGTAAAAAGAGTCAGCTGTCGCCTGTGAAAATGTTACTGACGGGAGTGGCGTTAAGCGCTTTGCTTGATTCTTTAATTCGGATTTCTTTAGTGACGGGCAATGAGCAAGTAAAAGCATTATTAGCTTGGCTTTCAGGGTCGACTTATCTAGTGGCATGGTCAGATTCATGGTTATTAGTCATTGGCACGATGGTATTGGCAGGAGCTGTATTTCTATGTCATCGCTGGCTTGATTTAATGGCTTTAGGCAATACCACGGCGAGTGCATTGGGTTTGAATACTTATCGCGTTCGTCAGTGCTTAATGTTATTGGCTTCATTGTTAACTGCATTGGCCGTGATTGTGGTTGGCCCCTTAAGTTTTGTTGGTTTGTTAGCGCCACATATGGCGAAATCGATGGGGCAATATAGTGCCAAACACCAGATGCTACTGGCGTGTGTGATAGGCAGTAACATTATGCTGCTTGCCGATTGGCTCGGGCGTAATATCTGGTTTCCTTGGCAAGTACCTGCTGGGTTATTGGCATCACTGATTGGTGGTGGCTACTTTATCTATTTGCTAAGAAAGCAGGATTAA
- a CDS encoding lysine N(6)-hydroxylase/L-ornithine N(5)-oxygenase family protein encodes MKTQPDFDCLGIGLGPFNLSIAALIEESKTQLRTRFLERKPSFSWHPGLLLSDAKMQTSFLKDLVSAVDPTSPYSFLNYLVKQRKFYPFCASGQSVISRLEFSDYLAWTAHQLPNTQFDCHIEQVDYFDDHFVIHSQQDRYTSKDLIIGTGMQPHIPECIRDLVSDHCFHASELALRAPDLTGKRIAIIGGGQTGADIFQHTFDQHFGKPERIEWISRRPNIEQLDEGCFTDQYFMPDYVNQFYHLDPKNKRNEVCHQKLASDGVTSDCLNGLYQRLYHDKYVLRTPKWWAIKPHQSLVSSQYRNGEYQLGIQHGLTQQIETIKADIVILCTGFTHDLPACLEHLKPLMITDQHNRLVLSSDYCLQWKGMQNNRIYIVNSGTHNHGIAEPQLSLAAWRAAKIVNSLSQRTIYELSEEQNILDWGLDIEPQHNLAAVSSM; translated from the coding sequence ATGAAGACTCAACCAGATTTTGATTGCCTTGGCATTGGACTTGGCCCATTTAATTTAAGCATTGCCGCATTAATTGAAGAGTCAAAAACCCAGTTGCGAACTCGGTTCTTAGAAAGAAAGCCCTCATTCAGTTGGCATCCAGGATTGCTACTCAGCGATGCTAAAATGCAAACCTCATTTTTAAAAGACTTAGTCAGTGCCGTTGACCCCACTAGCCCATACAGCTTCTTAAATTACTTGGTAAAACAACGGAAGTTTTATCCATTTTGTGCATCAGGCCAGTCCGTGATTTCTCGATTAGAATTCTCTGATTATTTAGCCTGGACCGCACACCAGCTGCCCAACACACAATTCGACTGTCACATTGAACAGGTCGATTACTTCGATGACCACTTTGTTATTCATTCACAACAGGATCGCTATACCAGCAAAGACTTGATCATAGGAACAGGCATGCAGCCGCATATTCCAGAGTGTATCCGTGATTTAGTCTCAGACCATTGCTTTCACGCGAGCGAGCTAGCTTTAAGAGCGCCAGACTTAACGGGCAAGCGCATCGCCATCATTGGTGGTGGCCAAACGGGCGCAGACATATTTCAGCACACCTTTGACCAACATTTCGGAAAGCCAGAGCGAATTGAATGGATTTCACGCCGCCCCAACATCGAGCAGTTAGATGAAGGTTGCTTTACTGATCAATATTTCATGCCAGATTACGTCAATCAATTTTACCACCTCGACCCAAAAAATAAGCGTAATGAAGTCTGTCATCAGAAATTAGCAAGTGACGGCGTCACGTCAGATTGCTTAAACGGATTGTATCAGCGCCTTTATCACGACAAATACGTATTACGAACCCCTAAATGGTGGGCAATAAAACCTCATCAAAGTTTAGTCAGCAGCCAATATCGCAATGGGGAATATCAGCTCGGTATTCAACATGGTCTCACCCAGCAGATTGAAACAATAAAAGCAGACATCGTTATATTATGTACTGGGTTTACTCATGATCTACCTGCATGTCTTGAACATTTAAAACCTTTGATGATCACCGATCAGCACAATCGACTCGTACTGAGCAGCGACTACTGCTTACAGTGGAAAGGAATGCAAAATAACCGTATTTACATTGTAAATTCTGGTACTCATAATCACGGCATTGCCGAGCCTCAACTCAGTTTAGCAGCGTGGCGAGCGGCAAAAATCGTCAATAGTTTAAGTCAAAGAACCATTTATGAACTCAGTGAAGAACAAAACATTCTTGATTGGGGATTGGATATAGAACCTCAGCATAATTTAGCAGCAGTGAGTTCTATGTAG